A region of the Phaseolus vulgaris cultivar G19833 chromosome 11, P. vulgaris v2.0, whole genome shotgun sequence genome:
actcgagggtgaggagggctttctctggtgcctctactttgcccaggggttacatctttccttcccctggatgcactgaggacttgcaaTCTGTTCTGTGGCCTCAACATCGCttgagggcgaggaggacttagcTGACAActattaactgacctcagctttgctcgagggcgaggaggatttatctgataactatttaactgacctcagcttcgctcgagggcgaggaggatttatctgataactatttaactgacctcagcttcgctcgaggaCGAGGAGGGCTTATCTTATCTTTTACCTCCGATCGCTAACTGACGATGAGGGCTTAGaacttaacttgtgcctccaatcacCGAGTGGCGATGAAGACTTAGaacttaacttgtgcctccgatcgccaactagcgatgaggacttagaacttaacttgtgcctccaatcgccgagtggcgatgaggacttagaaCTTGATACTAGTGCCTCCGACCGCTGaatggcgatgaggacttgaaaAATTTTAACTTTCAATTTTTGCACTAAACTATGTAGGGGCGACTAGGGCTTTCTTCAAAAACTTAAAAAGATAAGCGTGCACATTTAAATAACTTGGGAACTTTGATAAAtttcgaaaccttctttattgggtggcctcattaaaagaCCCTCTTcggggaaaaagagtgcccccttgaaaatgttttaactgtaataaaacttgagatgggtggcgttccaagtgcggggaatcgcccctccttccagtgtCTCTAGGCGGTAAGCGCCGTTTCCGAgcgcttcggttattctgaatggtcccgtccacttgggcgacagcttattctgcATCTCGTATTGATGGGCCTTcgtcatcactaggtcgccatctctgaatcGCCTTGATTTCATCCTGGAGTTGTACTtgcgttcaactcttctttttactgcttcggcctttacccttgcctcctccctgacctcgtccagcaaATCCAAATTCATTCTCCTTTCGGCGTTCGAGTCTTCTgtcacgaagttctggaatcttggcgagttttcctggatttcgactgggatcatcgcatcgcacccatacaccaagctgaatGGGGTTTCGTGAGTTCCCGATTGTTTggtggtatgatatgcccatatTATGCGGGGGGCTTCCTCAGCCTAAGAccccttggctttctccaacctcctcttcagtCCTCTCAGCAAAACCTGATTGACCGACTCtacttgcccattcgtttgtgggtgctctacggaagcaaacacctgttgcgTCCCAAtgtcctcgcacagcttcttcaataggtgacttgcaaactgggttccattatctgataccaaacgcttgggtacaccaaaacgacacacaatgttcttccatacgaaactctgaatcttgtgtgcggtgatctgggctactggttccgcttcaatccattttgtgaagtacttcatttgcctgatcgccaatggaaaaggtcccagaatatcgattccccacgtatgaaacggccaggggctgtagattgactttagctcttctgggggcgctttgtgccaatcggcgtgttgcTGACATTGTTTGCAACGCTGTGCGTATtccttgcaatcttccctcatggttggccaataataGCCCGCGCGGAGAGTTCTCGTTGCCAGGGCTCGACCTCCGATGTGGCTTCCGCAGATTCCCTCGTGGAGTTTAGTCATAATGCTTACGCACTTCTCTCCATGCACACATACTAATAGGGGGTGTGTAAATCCGAACCTGTACAGCTCCCCATCGATCaaggtgaacttgctggagcttttctttatctttttggccTCTGTTGGATCTACTGGGAGGACGCCGTCTGCTATGTATCGCTGGTATGGTGTTATCCATGTATCTGGTTGGTAAACGGCGCAAACTCGCGTTGTCTTCGCTTCCTCCACTGGGTGCGCCCTAACTCtcggcgctctcaaggtttccTGAGTTAACGATCGATGACTCCTTGCTATCCCTTCCGTTGACTTGCAAACTTGAAGAACCTGGTGGTATGCTTCGAACACCCGAGGTGTCTTTAGAGTTTCTTGTATaacagtcctctgcctgccccccttgcctgaactggcgagcttggcaagcaagtcagctcgggcattctgcttcCTTGGTACGTGCACCACTTCGAACAAGGCAAAAGAACTTCTTAGCTCCTGTAAATACtctaggtaagccgccatttgtggatccttggcctggaattcgccggtaacctgcccggtgatcAACAaagagtcgctcttggccatcagtgccttcgcccccatttcctttgcCAAAAGGATACCAACAATCAATGCCTCATATTCCGCCTGGttattgctggctttgaaggcaaacctcagggattgttctattaacacaccgttgggtccttccaaaatgactccagcccCACTACctagctggttggacgacccatcaaccGAGAGTACCCATCGATCATCACTTCCGGCATTATGCGTCGTCTCAGCggacagctcgaccacaaagtcggcgaagatttgccctttaatcggtcctcggggttcgTACTTGacgtcaaactctgacaacttcaccgcccattttaccatccttccagctacatccggtttctttagaaccttttggatgggcaagtcagtcatcacCCATACTtcgaagctctggaagtaatgtcGTAGCCTTCTAGCTGAAAACACGACCGCCAGCGCTGCTTTCTCTAAGGCTTGGTATCTCACTTTCGGACCTTGTAACACCTTACTGACAAAATAGATAGGTTTCTGAACTTGATCTTGTTCTTGTACGAGCACTGCGCTCAACACCCTTTCAGTAACAACGAAGTATAACTTGAGGGGCGTTCCCACTTggggtttgcacagaaccggcgggctcgccaagtactcctgaGTTTCACGAAAGCCTCTTCACACTctctcgtccagacaaacctgttgtttcttttcaaacactggaaatacgggtggCCCCTCTCCCCACTGGCAGATACGAACTgcgacagggcggccatccgacctgtaagttgttGTACCTCCTTGACAGTGGCAGGACTTCTCATTGCTaggatggcagcacacttatcaggattcgCCTCGATTCCTCTTTCGgtaaagaggaaacccaagaattttCCCGCTtctacgccaaaaatgcacttctcggggtttagcttcagcctgtacttggctattgtagTGAATAGTTCCTCTAGATCGGCAACATGCCGATTCTTTTCCGGGgatgtcacgaccatgtcgtcgacataaGCTTGTACGttcctccctagcatgggcgcgagcactttatccattagcctctgatatgtggctcccgcgttcttcagcccaaagggcatcaccctgtaacaatagcacgacctttccgtcatgaagacAGTTTTTtcctcgtccatggggtgcatctttatctggttgtaccccgagaaggcatccaggaaacttaacagtttgcaccctgctgcattgtctaccagggcgtctatgctggGCAAAGGgtaggaatcctttggacacgccttgttcaaatctgtgaaatcgacgcacattcgccatctcccgttgctcttctttaccaacacaACATTAGCAAGCCATTCCGGATACTGCACTTCCTTGATGTGGCCTGCGGataggagtttctgtgtttcctcCCTAATCGCcttccttctttcttcattgaacttcctccttctttgacGGACTGGcttgacttgggggtccattgccaaCCGATGGGACAAGAGGTCGGGATCAATCCCCGGCATATCTGAGGCGAAccacgcaaacgcatccagatgtctACTTATTACCTTGGCAATCTGATCCTGCGTTTCGTCATCTAGGGTTTTTCCCAGCTTGAATGTCTTTCcaccgatctccttctcgagccactcctTGACCGGCTGGGGCCTCCTttcactggcgatgaccgcc
Encoded here:
- the LOC137835353 gene encoding uncharacterized protein, whose protein sequence is MTDLPIQKVLKKPDVAGRMVKWAVKLSEFDVKYEPRGPIKGQIFADFVVELSAETTHNAGSDDRWVLSVDGSSNQLGSGAGVILEGPNGVLIEQSLRFAFKASNNQAEYEALIVGILLAKEMGAKALMAKSDSLLITGQVTGEFQAKDPQMAAYLEYLQELRSSFALFEVVHVPRKQNARADLLAKLASSGKGGRQRTVIQETLKTPRVFEAYHQVLQVCKSTEGIARSHRSLTQETLRAPRVRAHPVEEAKTTRVCAVYQPDTWITPYQRYIADGVLPVDPTEAKKIKKSSSKFTLIDGELYRFGFTHPLLVCVHGEKCVSIMTKLHEGICGSHIGGRALATRTLRAGYYWPTMREDCKEYAQRCKQYNGTQFASHLLKKLCEDIGTQQVFASVEHPQTNGQVESVNQVLLRGLKRRLEKAKGS